The Primulina tabacum isolate GXHZ01 chromosome 7, ASM2559414v2, whole genome shotgun sequence genome includes a window with the following:
- the LOC142550652 gene encoding uncharacterized protein LOC142550652 yields the protein MPPKRKAPEVPPRRRAGEDQDNSSSNVVDEFSRLLHEQAKVHGEQIQQLLRLQTQVQGSLDPLIAMEWVKAVEAIFDYLNFDDKDRVSCAVFLLTKTTRIWWEATKVTINVQTLKLNEFKDLFYDKYFPSDVKARKVKEFLELKQGTMNMNYYILKFEEGCLFVLFIASNDKDRAEHFMRGLRAEIRRDVRMSKANSYKEIVEKALMAEYDEKEIDKERQFRRQNFVQKGQASVQGGKRRTQGERKGRILRCGGVGHIANNCTQSSGKGRVQGHIFSLTKEGVNHDSSIVSGAILISGKIGYLLIELLFWEWIVILSRHGDSRVFTGSGTSLGLSFISCLEMQHMLVKGCHGFLASVVDITREGSGNVSDIDIVMDYLDVVAVDVSGFPPDREVEFVIDIVLGTAPISKAPYRMAPTEMKELKSQLQDLLDEGFFRPSSSPWGAPVLFVKKKDGSLRLCIDYREINKVTIKNKYLPPRIDDLFAQLQGATVFSKIDLRSGYHQLKVKECDIPKTALRTRYGHYEFLVMSFGLTNAPSVFMDLMNRERIAVDPAKIEAVKKWPIPLTVAEVRSFLRLAGYHPGKANVVADALSRKSGLQLGSMIQKPLIKHEQQLDTLLLDLRAKAEKKRNSEFGLNSDGMIIFQGRICVPVDDAIRRDVLTEAHTAPYSVHPGGTKKYQDLRLLY from the exons ATGCCACCCAAGAGAAAAGCTCCTGAAGTACCTCCTAGAAGGAGAGCCGGAGAAGACCAAGACAATTCTTCCTCTAATGTAGTTGATGAGTTTAGTAGGCTACTTCATGAGCAAGCTAAAGTGCATGGGGAACAAATCCAGCAACTTCTCCGATTGCAAACACAAGTTCAAG GGAGTCTGGACCCTTTGATTGCGATGGAGTGGGTGAAGGCGGTCGAGGCGATATTTGATTACCTTAACTTTGATGATAAAGATCGAGTGAGTTGTGCTGTGTTTCTCTTAACCAAGACCACAAGAATTTGGTGGGAAGCAACCAAGGTAACGATTAATGTTCAAACATTGAAATTGAATGAGTTTAAAGATTTGTTCTATGATAAGTACTTTCCTAGCGATGTTAAAGCCCGCAAGGTGAAAGAATTCTTGGAGCTAAAGCAAGGGACAATGAACATGAATTATTACATCTTGAAGTTTGAAGAAGGTTGTCTTTTTGTTCTTTTCATTGCTAGCAACGACAAAGATAGAGCCGAGCATTTTATGCGGGGTTTGAGGGCGGAGATTCGAAGAGATGTTCGAATGTCCAAGGCTAATTCTTACAAAGAGATTGTTGAGAAAGCATTGATGGCCGAATATGATGAGAAAGAGATTGATAAAGAAAGACAATTCAGGAGGCAAAACTTTGTCCAAAAGGGTCAAGCTTCAGTTCAAGGAGGAAAAAGGAGGACACAAGGGGAAAGGAAAGGAAGAATATTGCG ATGTGGAGGTGTTGGGCACATTGCGAACAATTGCACTCAATCATCGGGCAAGGGCCGAGTTCAGGGGCATATTTTCTCTTTGACCAAGGAAGGAGTTAATCATGATTCGTCAATCGTTTCAGGTGCCATTCTTATTTCAGGAAAG ATTGGTTATCTACTTATCGAGctgttattttgggaatggattgtCATTCTTTCAAGGCATGGTGATAGCAGGGTCTTCACGGGGTCAGGTACTTCGCTTGgcctttcttttatttcttgctTGGAAATGCAACATATGTTGGTTAAGGGTTGTCATGGGTTTCTAGCATCGGTGGTGGATATAACTAGAGAAGGGAGTGGGAATGTGAGTGACATTGATATTGTGATGGATTATCTTGATGTCGTTGCGGTTGATGTGTCAGGATTTCCACCGGATAGAGAGGTAGAATTtgttattgatattgtactagGTACCGCACCGATTTCTAAAGCCCCTTATCGAATGGCCCCAACTgaaatgaaagagttgaagagtCAATTACAAGATTTATTAGATGAGGGCTTTTTTAGACCAAGTTCATCTCCATGGGGggcaccggtattatttgtgaagaagaaagatgggtcctTGAGACTGTGTATTGACTAtcgagagatcaacaaagtaaCAATCAAGAACAAATATCTTCCGCCCAGAATTGATGATCTTTTTGCTCAGTTGCAaggtgctactgtattttcCAAAATTGATTTGCGGTCAGggtaccatcaattgaaagtaaagGAGTGTGACATACCTAAGACGGCTCttcgaaccaggtatggtcactacgagtttttGGTTATGTCGTTTGGattaactaatgctccttctGTATTTATGGATCTTATGAATCGG GAAAGAATTGCTGTGGATCCGGCTAAGATTGAAGCAGTtaagaagtggcctattcctttGACAGTTGCTGAGGTACGAAGTTTCCTTAGgttggcagg TTACCACCCAGGAAAAGCGAATGTGgttgctgatgcattgagccgaAAGTCAGGTCTTCAATTGGGTTCAATGATTCAAAAGCCTCT aattaagcatgagcaaCAGTTGGATACTCTTTTGTTGGACTTGAGAGCAAAGGCAGAGAAGAAGAGGAATTCTGAGTTTGGATTGAACAGTGATGGCATGATTATATTTCAaggccgtatttgtgttcctgTTGATGATGCTATTCGTCGTGATGTTTTGACGGAAGCTCATACTGCACCTTATTCAGTACATCCAGGTGGCACCAAGAAGTATCAAGATCTTCGTTTATTGTATtag